In Cercospora beticola chromosome 3, complete sequence, the following proteins share a genomic window:
- the GDA1 gene encoding Guanosine-diphosphatase (BUSCO:EOG09261EAB) — protein sequence MQEKVQAAWMNQGTRARYIKASILGFFVLAVIYYVSSPGSAATSAIGLGKFPGGDVASDPSVATTKCTRSYSKDKPLIQYALMVDAGSTGSRIHVYRFNNCGPTPELENEVFKMTEKKKGGSGLSSYGADAEGAAKSLDVLLDVAVESVPDKLKSCTPIAVKATAGLRKLGPEMSDAILKAVRTRLETVYPFPVVSEEKGGVEVMDGKDEGVYAWITTNYLLGKIGGPDKTPTAAVFDLGGGSTQIVFQPTFKQAADGGMPEVLKEGDHKYDLKFGGRDFTLYQHSYLGYGLMEARNNLHRLFVEGWYENNKDAGPGAAKEQLMLKPIANPCMNVGMSKEVEVPLGEDHPLGSSITVNMTGPRVGSPAQCRALAEKTLKKDAECKLAPCAFDGVHQPSLEKTFAREDVYLFSYFYDRTEPLGMPESFTLRELKELTARVCQGGDAWKVFDAIPGALEELADKPDMCLDLNFMLALLHTGYEMPIDREVKIAKKIKGNELGWCLGASLPLLNQESGWQCKIKKVQ from the coding sequence ATGCAGGAGAAAGTGCAAGCCGCCTGGATGAATCAAGGCACGCGAGCGCGATATATCAAAGCGTCCATCCTTGgattcttcgtcctcgctgtcATCTACTATGTGAGCAGTCCAGGCTCAGCAGCCACGAGCGCTATCGGACTGGGCAAGTTCCCAGGCGGAGATGTCGCATCTGACCCCAGCGTCGCCACGACCAAATGCACGAGGAGCTACTCGAAAGACAAGCCACTCATACAATATGCGCTAATGGTCGATGCCGGCAGCACGGGAAGCAGAATCCATGTATACAGATTCAACAACTGCGGGCCAACGCCTGAATTGGAGAATGAGGTGTTCAAGATGAcggaaaagaagaagggcggcaGTGGCTTGTCAAGTTATGGTGCCGACGCCGAAGGCGCAGCAAAGAGTCTGGACGTGTTACTGGACGTTGCCGTGGAGAGCGTGCCGGACAAACTCAAATCGTGCACTCCGATCGCAGTCAAGGCGACAGCAGGCTTGAGGAAGCTGGGACCAGAGATGAGCGATGCGATACTGAAGGCCGTCCGAACGCGACTGGAAACCGTGTATCCTTTCCCGGTCGTCAGCGAAGAAAAGGGTGGCGTGGAAGTCATGGACGGAAAAGATGAAGGTGTTTATGCCTGGATCACAACCAACTATCTGCTCGGGAAAATTGGAGGACCTGATAAGACACCCACCGCCGCAGTCTTCGACCTCGGAGGAGGCTCCACGCAGATCGTTTTCCAGCCGACGTTCAAGCAAGCTGCCGATGGTGGTATGCCCGAAGTCTTGAAAGAGGGAGACCACAAATATGACCTGAAGTTTGGTGGTCGCGACTTCACACTATACCAACATTCGTATCTTGGATACGGCCTGATGGAGGCCCGCAATAATTTGCATCGCCTTTTTGTCGAGGGCTGGTACGAGAACAACAAGGATGCAGGACCGGGAGCAGCGAAAGAGCAGCTAATGCTGAAGCCCATCGCTAACCCATGCATGAACGTGGGCATGTCCAAAGAGGTCGAAGTTCCACTGGGCGAAGATCATCCTCTTGGTTCTTCCATCACCGTCAACATGACGGGGCCTCGAGTAGGCAGTCCTGCACAGTGTCGGGCGCTCGCCGAGAAGACACTCAAGAAGGATGCAGAATGCAAGCTCGCGCCATGCGCCTTCGATGGAGTCCACCAGCCGTCACTGGAAAAGACATTCGCCCGCGAAGACGTCTATCTGTTCTCATACTTCTACGATCGAACGGAACCACTTGGCATGCCGGAGTCATTCACGTTGCGCGAGCTTAAGGAGCTCACCGCTCGCGTCTGTCAAGGTGGCGATGCGTGGAAGGTGTTCGACGCCATTCCAGGGGCACTTGAAGAGCTGGCAGATAAGCCCGACATGTGCTTGGACCTGAATTTCATGCTTGCGCTGCTACACACTGGATACGAGATGCCAATCGACAGGGAGGTCAAGATCGCAAAGAAGATCAAGGGTAATGAGTTGGGTTGGTGTTTGGGCGCTTCTTTGCCGCTGCTGAATCAGGAGAGCGGATGGCAATGTAAGATCAAGAAGGTACAGTAG